A region from the Vicia villosa cultivar HV-30 ecotype Madison, WI linkage group LG3, Vvil1.0, whole genome shotgun sequence genome encodes:
- the LOC131658792 gene encoding uncharacterized protein LOC131658792 translates to MSQQSCDASHVSNSATPKESDNPNRILKVVPLRTISSDEVKATKSKTAHAKRTKEGIRNKGAKPSSSNTIEELTKEGTRYVNKTITRIVTRILKENNQVYGIYVPLQTIMPDPIKNTSKAKVAHTSGCDLDEEDIDKDGQGIAENTNVTEVVNDIEDNEHTKVNTEKSTNVVDLDEYSDNELLASLNPSVANRLMTRRKGKVVSQSSPKKSAQVKSPVKDSIKKKSTCAGPIKRLAIERELAPNALENKEVLELIQEAGLLKTVCNLPKCYEKLVKEFVVNLSEDYGNSRSVDFRKVFVRGKCVSFSPSVINKFLERTDEAQPELEVTDNKVCQVITTKQVNSWPLKEKLTTSKLSIKYAMLHKIGAANWVPTNHKSTISTVLGRFMYVVGTKAKFDYGTYIFDQTMKHAGSFSVKGPIAFPSLLCGIILT, encoded by the coding sequence ATGTCTCAGCAATCGTGTGATGCATCTCACGTATCTAACTCAGCAACACCGAAAGAATCCGATAACCCTAATAGGATTCTGAAGGTTGTACCTTTAAGGACGATTAGCAGTGACGAAGTAAAGGCCACGAAGTCTAAAACGGCACATGCAAAACGGACCAAGGAGGGTATTCGTAACAAGGGCGCCAAACCTTCTTCATCTAATACCATAgaggaacttactaaagaaggaACCAGATATGTCAATAAAACAATTACCAGGATTGTTACACGCATTCTGAAGGAAAATAATCAAGTGTATGGGATATATGTCCCTCTTCAAACCATAATGCCTGATCCCATCAAGAACACCAGTAAGGCTAAAGTTGCTCACACTTCTGGTTGTGACCTAGATGAAGAGGATATCGACAAAGATGGACAAGGAATTGCTGAGAATACCAATGTTACTGAGGTTGTCAATGACATCGAAGATAATGAGCACACTAAGGTCAATACTGAAAAAAGTACCAATGTGGTAGACTTAGATGAGTATTCTGACAACGAGTTGCTTGCCTCCCTAAATCCAAGTGTAGCCAACAGGCTAATGACTAGAAGAAAAGGCAAAGTTGTTTCCCAAAGTTCCCCTAAAAAGAGTGCACAAGTGAAAAGCCCTGTCAAAGACTCTATCAAGAAGAAGAGTACTTGTGCTGGTCCTATCAAGAGACTGGCTATTGAAAGGGAATTGGCTCCAAATGCTCTTGAGAACAAGGAAGTCTTAGAGCTAATTCAGGAAGCTGGACTATTGAAGACTGTTTGCAATCTTCCCAAGTGTTATGAGAAGCTGGTCAAAGAATTTGTGGTGAACCTATCTGAAGATTATGGAAACAGCAGGAGTGTGGACTTCAGAAAGGTGTTTGTGAGAGGTAAGTGTGTATCATTCTCTCCTTCTGTTATTAATAAATTCTTGGAAAGAACAGatgaagctcaacctgagcttgaagtgacAGACAACAAAGTTTGTCAAGTGATCACAACCAAGCAGGTAAACAGCTGGCCCCTAAAAGAGAAACTAACTACAAGTAAGCTGAGCATCAAGTATGCAATGCTTCACAAGATAGGAGCAGCGAATTGGGTACCAACGAATCACAAGTCCACTATCTCAACTGTTCTTGGCAGATTTATGTATGTTGTAGGAACAAAGGCAAAGTTTGACTATGGAACATATATTTTCGACCAAACTATGAAGCATGCTGGAAGCTTCAGTGTTAAGGGTCCAATTGCCTTTCCATCCCTCCTGTGTGGTATAATTCTGACTTAG